A window of Myxococcales bacterium contains these coding sequences:
- a CDS encoding OmpH family outer membrane protein, which translates to MRDLTSRKLTVVVTAVLLLGWGLGASTQTTKIGIVDLDQAVSSTTEGKAARDELERKKREAEQSLQPLIERYQTMAKDFDAKQFVLSDDARFQKQLDLQELRQEIEHKQQQLQGKLEVARERLVGPLRTKLVGIVETMGREDGFSFIMMRNTPGLVYTREALDITDQVIEKFNEQG; encoded by the coding sequence ATGCGCGATTTGACCTCGAGGAAGTTGACAGTTGTTGTCACCGCCGTGCTGTTGCTCGGCTGGGGCCTGGGTGCTTCAACACAAACGACCAAGATCGGCATCGTCGACCTCGACCAGGCTGTGTCATCTACAACCGAAGGCAAGGCCGCTCGCGACGAACTCGAACGCAAGAAGCGCGAAGCGGAGCAATCCCTCCAGCCTCTCATCGAGCGCTACCAGACGATGGCCAAGGATTTCGATGCAAAGCAGTTTGTGCTCTCCGACGATGCACGCTTTCAAAAGCAGCTCGACCTTCAGGAGTTGCGCCAGGAAATCGAACACAAGCAGCAGCAGCTACAGGGAAAGCTCGAAGTCGCACGTGAGCGCCTGGTCGGCCCGCTGCGCACGAAGCTGGTCGGGATCGTCGAGACTATGGGCCGCGAAGATGGTTTTTCTTTCATCATGATGCGCAACACGCCTGGCCTCGTGTACACCCGAGAGGCACTCGATATTACGGACCAGGTGATCGAGAAGTTCAACGAACAGGGCTGA
- the bamA gene encoding outer membrane protein assembly factor BamA, giving the protein MHVPGRFAASVLLLSVWIALAFVPPSAAEHGASDNPAPATGSQEGEAARIPIAVLPFRIHSARPLGYLTESLSDLLATRLESTGKVDVLESHVVSEALGGSTRAEFSEEELRKLAERLGVRVVISGSITELAGRFSLDIRLTPVGTGRSQSIAIIAPSEEDLIGRLSELADRCVASLSGTDPDMITAVTFEAAGEIEGELRATLEYTAGTIYEPAEVRQDRAKIEAHPGVARVKLDVERGPEGIELVYRVIRSERLFGSAAREREGANIGAIVIRGHRRIEADTILSRITSQVDAPLNEDDVARDIRSVFELGFFGDVKAFVDDGERGKVLIFEVVENPVVRQISISGNDKIDGDDIKEILTLTTGSTLDRSLLKANTERIKALYRAQGYYLAQAGFEIENITEGSVTVHFEVEENEKQRLKKVEFEGNHAFSDRELRGDFVTKLWRPWSLLTSWFDKSGTYAEQVFMRDLRAIEKKYSDIGYLQVELAEPEIDVSEDGLAIRVAIREGPQFSVGEINITGDESMDFEALLDKLKLETGEIFNRSHLTEDVEILERHYTDRGFYFASVRPGTRLDTETRKIHVEFQVKKGPLYFIRHINLFGNTITVDPVIRRELKLVEGQLYSARDLQISNLKVKRLNFFEDVSFEPKPTDDPAKLDLDITVAERPTGSFSFGAGYSSQDNLVFTASLSQANLFGRGYGVNFQIDLGGRTSRYNISLRDPHFLGSDFSAGGSLFLSRINFDNFKQRQRGFSLSLGHALREDNTASGLIRYSYSQRKVERNDGGINASAPVFRQILQGNESNSTLGLSARSDTRNDRFSPTAGTTYGASVDVSGLGGFARFVRVEGNYSRYFGAPGWLFDRSSFVFSGRIGYAYSFNTLSDYSFQGIDGPTICDDGACDNAAPLDEIDTNITLPLTERYFLGGIGAYQLRGYKARSLGPRRAVLYRHFDPFAAPGDGQIFVPVGRLLENGVAICRDDLLSPINTQGDKDGKCNDIDDKKIKDFEDLDETDVIGGNKFALVNLEYRLPISEEVGLQAVLFVDGGNAFGEGESLFDVTEWRYAYGGGLLWFSPFGPLQIVLGFPINPLSFEKSPVFEFSIGGFVQ; this is encoded by the coding sequence TTGCACGTCCCCGGTCGCTTTGCGGCGAGTGTCCTCTTGCTTTCGGTTTGGATCGCGCTCGCGTTCGTGCCGCCTTCTGCGGCTGAGCATGGGGCGTCGGACAATCCCGCGCCAGCCACCGGCTCACAGGAAGGCGAAGCCGCCAGGATCCCGATCGCGGTACTTCCCTTTCGTATTCACAGCGCGCGGCCGCTCGGCTATCTGACTGAATCGCTCTCGGATCTGCTCGCCACCCGACTCGAGTCGACCGGCAAGGTCGACGTATTGGAAAGCCACGTCGTAAGTGAGGCTCTGGGGGGATCGACCCGGGCGGAGTTCTCCGAGGAAGAGCTGCGAAAGCTGGCGGAGCGCCTGGGGGTGCGGGTTGTCATCTCGGGCAGCATCACCGAACTCGCAGGACGTTTTAGCCTCGACATCCGCTTGACACCGGTCGGGACCGGTCGCAGTCAATCGATCGCGATCATCGCACCCAGCGAAGAAGACCTGATCGGTCGACTCAGCGAGTTGGCGGACCGCTGCGTCGCTTCACTTTCGGGGACCGACCCCGACATGATCACCGCCGTGACCTTCGAGGCCGCGGGTGAAATCGAGGGCGAGCTTCGCGCGACGCTCGAATACACCGCGGGCACAATCTACGAACCCGCGGAAGTGCGCCAGGATCGCGCCAAAATCGAGGCACATCCTGGTGTGGCGCGGGTCAAGCTCGATGTCGAGCGCGGCCCCGAAGGGATCGAGCTGGTCTACCGGGTCATCCGCAGCGAGCGCCTCTTCGGTTCGGCGGCGAGAGAACGAGAGGGAGCAAATATTGGGGCGATCGTGATTCGTGGCCATCGTCGCATTGAAGCCGACACGATCTTGAGTCGCATCACTTCGCAAGTCGATGCGCCGCTGAACGAGGACGATGTCGCCCGAGATATCCGCTCCGTATTCGAGCTGGGCTTCTTTGGTGACGTGAAGGCGTTCGTAGACGACGGCGAGCGGGGCAAGGTCTTGATCTTCGAGGTTGTCGAGAACCCCGTCGTGCGTCAGATTTCGATTTCGGGCAATGACAAGATCGACGGCGACGACATCAAGGAGATTCTCACCCTCACCACGGGGTCCACTCTCGATCGCTCTCTGCTCAAGGCGAATACCGAGCGGATCAAAGCGCTCTATCGCGCCCAAGGTTACTACCTGGCCCAAGCGGGTTTCGAGATCGAAAATATCACCGAGGGCTCGGTCACCGTGCACTTCGAGGTCGAGGAAAACGAAAAACAGCGGCTCAAGAAGGTGGAGTTCGAGGGCAATCATGCCTTTAGCGATCGTGAACTTCGCGGGGACTTCGTCACCAAGTTGTGGCGGCCGTGGTCACTTCTGACGAGTTGGTTCGATAAGTCGGGAACCTACGCGGAACAGGTGTTCATGCGCGATCTGCGCGCCATCGAAAAGAAGTACAGCGATATCGGTTACCTCCAGGTGGAACTCGCTGAACCCGAGATCGACGTCTCCGAAGATGGGCTGGCGATTCGCGTGGCGATCCGCGAGGGACCGCAGTTCAGCGTCGGTGAGATCAATATCACCGGCGACGAATCGATGGATTTTGAAGCGCTGCTGGATAAGCTGAAGCTCGAGACTGGGGAGATCTTCAACCGATCGCACCTGACCGAAGACGTCGAGATTCTGGAGCGACACTACACCGACCGGGGTTTTTATTTCGCGAGTGTGAGACCTGGGACTCGGCTCGACACAGAAACGCGGAAGATCCACGTCGAGTTCCAGGTAAAGAAAGGCCCCCTGTACTTCATCCGGCACATCAATCTATTCGGCAACACGATCACGGTCGATCCCGTCATCCGGCGAGAACTGAAGCTGGTCGAGGGGCAGCTTTACTCGGCTCGCGACCTGCAGATCAGCAATTTGAAGGTCAAACGCCTGAATTTCTTCGAAGATGTCAGTTTTGAACCCAAACCCACAGATGATCCTGCGAAACTCGACTTGGATATCACTGTCGCCGAGCGTCCGACGGGTTCTTTCAGCTTTGGTGCCGGCTACTCTTCTCAAGACAACTTGGTTTTTACGGCATCGCTCAGTCAGGCCAATCTCTTTGGGCGCGGCTACGGGGTGAATTTCCAGATCGATCTCGGTGGGCGAACCAGTCGCTACAACATCTCGCTGCGCGACCCTCACTTCCTGGGAAGTGATTTCAGTGCCGGTGGCTCTCTGTTTTTGAGCCGGATCAACTTCGACAACTTCAAGCAGCGACAACGCGGTTTCAGTTTGAGCCTGGGGCACGCCCTACGCGAAGACAACACGGCGAGCGGACTTATCCGCTACAGCTATTCCCAGCGCAAGGTTGAACGAAACGACGGAGGAATCAACGCTTCCGCTCCGGTGTTCAGGCAGATCCTGCAGGGCAACGAGAGCAACAGCACGCTTGGGCTCTCGGCCCGCAGTGACACTCGCAACGATCGATTCTCTCCGACGGCTGGCACGACCTACGGCGCGAGCGTGGACGTATCGGGGCTCGGCGGTTTCGCCCGATTCGTACGGGTCGAAGGGAACTACAGTCGGTATTTCGGTGCCCCCGGCTGGTTGTTCGATCGCTCTTCCTTCGTTTTCAGCGGGCGAATTGGATATGCCTACAGCTTCAACACGTTGAGCGATTACAGTTTTCAGGGCATCGACGGTCCGACGATCTGTGACGATGGCGCATGCGACAATGCGGCTCCGCTCGACGAGATCGACACGAACATCACCCTGCCACTCACCGAGCGCTACTTCCTCGGCGGGATCGGCGCATATCAGCTGCGCGGCTACAAGGCGCGGTCGCTCGGGCCCCGCCGAGCGGTCCTCTATCGCCATTTTGATCCCTTCGCAGCCCCCGGAGATGGTCAGATCTTTGTCCCGGTCGGAAGGTTACTCGAGAATGGGGTTGCAATTTGCCGGGATGACCTGTTGTCTCCGATCAATACGCAGGGCGACAAAGATGGAAAGTGCAACGATATCGATGACAAGAAAATCAAAGACTTCGAGGACCTCGACGAGACCGACGTGATTGGCGGCAACAAGTTTGCGCTGGTGAACCTGGAATATCGCCTCCCGATCTCGGAAGAAGTCGGATTGCAGGCCGTTCTGTTCGTAGACGGCGGGAATGCCTTCGGAGAAGGCGAAAGCCTGTTCGATGTCACGGAGTGGCGCTACGCTTACGGTGGTGGACTGTTATGGTTCTCTCCCTTCGGACCGCTGCAAATCGTCTTGGGATTTCCCATCAACCCGCTTTCCTTCGAGAAGAGCCCAGTGTTCGAGTTTTCCATTGGCGGGTTCGTGCAATGA
- a CDS encoding ABC transporter ATP-binding protein → MNEKPEVAPASEPLVRIEGLTKTFQTGDGTLTVLDDLDFEIEAGERIAVVGQSGVGKSTFLHILGTLDHPTRGNVYFRGEDVFAKDNSGLAQVRNEFLGFVFQFHHLLPEFSAIENVMIPGLIRRLERDEMRERADRILSEVGLSHRLDYRVGKLSGGERQRVAVARALVLDPPLILADEPTGNLDPAIGEQISDLLFEINRTRGTTLVVVTHNERLAEKLGKILVLENGRFVDGTGGWALRA, encoded by the coding sequence ATGAATGAGAAACCAGAGGTCGCCCCGGCCAGCGAGCCGCTGGTGCGGATCGAAGGGCTGACGAAGACCTTCCAGACCGGCGACGGCACGCTCACGGTGCTGGACGATCTGGACTTCGAAATCGAAGCCGGCGAACGAATTGCCGTGGTGGGGCAGTCGGGCGTCGGCAAGTCGACCTTTCTTCACATTCTCGGCACCCTCGACCACCCCACGAGGGGCAACGTCTACTTTCGCGGCGAGGACGTGTTCGCCAAAGACAATTCGGGCCTGGCCCAGGTGCGCAACGAGTTTCTCGGTTTCGTTTTTCAATTTCATCATCTATTGCCCGAGTTCAGCGCCATCGAGAACGTCATGATCCCGGGCTTGATCCGACGCCTCGAGCGCGACGAGATGCGCGAACGCGCGGATCGGATTCTCTCTGAGGTTGGTCTCAGCCACCGGCTCGATTATCGGGTTGGAAAACTCTCCGGCGGCGAGCGCCAACGGGTCGCGGTGGCGAGGGCACTGGTTCTGGATCCGCCGCTGATCCTCGCCGACGAACCCACCGGCAATCTCGATCCAGCCATTGGCGAACAGATCTCCGATCTTCTTTTCGAAATCAACCGGACCCGGGGGACGACCCTGGTCGTCGTGACTCACAACGAACGGTTGGCGGAGAAACTCGGGAAAATCCTGGTACTGGAGAATGGTCGATTCGTCGATGGCACCGGTGGCTGGGCTCTACGCGCATGA
- a CDS encoding ABC transporter permease has protein sequence MEFTSGIAASVLAAGAAATLAFIVALILGIILLSLLYVGSAIVVLERFARVSSRTGLMLFSCLVVSGVLGLFVLQLTQPEISARPWAEWWPAYANSSVRMVGLSLVAVLATRFVLGRVEGRSLGLWVLALASFGLSTWLSIAVPIAWLVAPVIVSFVGTLWLARRRRARGQSSRGEFEDVLRWFAAAWAIGFANSFMPLEIQQNFAAGGTVLVAFFAGVVLLGLLPLAAAGLVEMRRSVEWFIALRYLVAKRRQVFISAISGICVGGIAAGVCLIIVVLSVMNGFEATWRDEILGNRAHFTVHSGTGSFGNYADVLEVVRGVPGVTGASPYLDAHGMVRGEDGGIFSVRLRGIDPDTVADVTDLRQDIIAGSLDDLSPSSEGKDVGRGDPGIIIGNQLAIASGSQIGDDLILISPVGGPQTPLGPAPRLKRFRVAGIFQSSFFQYDEVFTYTTLPAAQDFRREGDVIDGIEARTTDFYRSRRVGALVRQTLGYPYFTRDWKEFFPAFFQALKSERVMMFLLLSMILVVAAFLIVATLIMMIMEKSSDIAILKAMGAEDAAIERIFAIEGTLIGLMGTSIGVIGGVAVTQQLQWFQQTIENLTGIDTLPASIYQFSSLPSSVDPMQVGLMATIAMVLSLGATLLPSRQGARLDPAEALRYE, from the coding sequence ATGGAATTCACTTCTGGGATCGCTGCGTCCGTGCTGGCGGCTGGCGCAGCGGCCACGCTGGCGTTCATCGTGGCGCTCATCCTCGGGATCATCCTGTTGTCCTTGCTGTACGTCGGCTCGGCCATCGTGGTCCTGGAACGGTTTGCCCGGGTGTCGTCCCGAACCGGCTTGATGCTGTTCTCTTGTCTGGTCGTGAGTGGGGTCTTGGGTCTGTTCGTGCTCCAACTCACCCAGCCGGAAATAAGTGCTCGTCCATGGGCGGAGTGGTGGCCGGCCTATGCGAATTCGTCTGTCCGGATGGTGGGCCTGAGCCTGGTGGCGGTGCTCGCCACCCGTTTTGTTTTGGGCCGGGTCGAAGGCCGTAGTCTCGGACTCTGGGTGCTCGCGCTCGCGAGCTTTGGCCTCTCCACCTGGCTCTCGATCGCGGTTCCCATCGCCTGGCTGGTGGCACCGGTGATTGTATCGTTTGTCGGCACACTGTGGTTGGCCCGCCGGCGACGCGCCCGGGGACAGTCGAGTCGCGGCGAATTTGAAGACGTATTGCGTTGGTTCGCCGCAGCCTGGGCCATCGGCTTCGCCAATAGCTTCATGCCTCTCGAGATCCAGCAAAACTTTGCCGCGGGTGGAACCGTGCTGGTGGCCTTTTTTGCAGGGGTCGTGTTGCTCGGGCTCCTGCCCCTGGCGGCCGCGGGATTGGTCGAGATGCGGCGTTCGGTCGAGTGGTTCATCGCGCTGCGCTATCTGGTCGCGAAGCGACGACAGGTGTTCATCTCGGCAATCAGCGGAATTTGCGTGGGAGGAATCGCCGCCGGCGTCTGCCTCATCATTGTCGTGCTCTCGGTGATGAATGGATTCGAAGCGACCTGGCGGGACGAGATACTCGGCAATCGCGCCCACTTTACCGTGCACAGCGGCACTGGATCGTTTGGCAACTACGCTGATGTTCTCGAGGTCGTGCGCGGTGTTCCCGGTGTCACCGGTGCCTCTCCCTACCTCGATGCCCATGGGATGGTGCGAGGGGAGGACGGCGGCATCTTCAGCGTGCGGTTGCGGGGCATCGACCCGGACACTGTCGCCGACGTGACTGATCTTCGGCAGGACATCATCGCTGGCTCGCTCGACGATTTGTCGCCGTCCAGCGAGGGAAAGGACGTCGGCCGTGGCGATCCCGGGATCATCATCGGTAATCAGTTGGCCATCGCCTCCGGAAGTCAGATCGGAGACGATTTGATTCTGATCTCCCCGGTCGGAGGACCCCAGACTCCACTGGGTCCCGCGCCGCGGCTCAAGCGGTTTCGCGTGGCGGGGATCTTTCAATCGAGCTTCTTTCAGTACGACGAGGTTTTCACGTATACAACCCTTCCGGCCGCTCAGGATTTTCGTCGGGAGGGTGACGTGATCGACGGCATCGAGGCGCGGACCACGGACTTCTACCGCTCTCGTCGGGTGGGAGCTCTGGTGCGCCAGACCCTGGGGTACCCCTACTTCACCCGGGACTGGAAGGAGTTCTTTCCCGCTTTCTTTCAGGCGCTCAAGAGCGAACGGGTGATGATGTTCTTGTTGCTCTCGATGATTCTGGTCGTCGCCGCATTCTTGATTGTCGCCACCCTGATCATGATGATCATGGAGAAGTCGAGCGACATCGCGATCCTCAAGGCCATGGGTGCAGAGGATGCAGCGATCGAGCGCATCTTTGCGATCGAAGGAACATTGATCGGATTGATGGGGACAAGCATTGGAGTGATCGGTGGTGTCGCAGTAACCCAGCAGTTGCAGTGGTTCCAGCAAACGATCGAGAATCTCACTGGGATCGACACGCTGCCGGCGAGCATTTACCAGTTTTCAAGTCTGCCTTCGAGCGTCGACCCCATGCAGGTGGGGCTGATGGCGACAATCGCCATGGTGCTTTCGCTTGGGGCCACGCTGTTGCCGAGTCGTCAGGGCGCGCGACTCGATCCCGCCGAGGCCCTGCGTTATGAATGA
- the prfB gene encoding peptide chain release factor 2 (programmed frameshift) has protein sequence MSGDTQIPDPGELAERLRRLRNRFGEFRGRFDVDGLRARFEEVEAESARPDLWENRENAEKVNREKNRLEREIQFYDDLSGSLEDAEVLLELANEADDEDVLREVVAKFDDVEAVLEEAELRQLLGGEYDRNDVILSVNSGAGGTDACDWAEMLMRMYLRWADRKGYKVSIIDVQYADEAGIRSVTLEIAGDYAYGYLNSEQGVHRLVRISPFDSQARRHTAFASVTAVPEIDDEIEVEIDEKDLRIDTYRSSGAGGQHVNKTDSAIRITHLPSGIVVQCQNERSQHKNRATAMKVLRSHLFERERQEQAEKLAELTGEKREIGFGSQIRSYTLHPQQRVKDHRSNCEVGNVSAVLDGDLDRLIHATLLHQSGSQGSD, from the exons ATGAGTGGAGATACACAAATTCCCGATCCCGGTGAATTGGCCGAACGTCTGCGCCGGTTGCGCAACCGCTTTGGTGAGTTTCGGGGGCGG TTTGACGTAGATGGCTTGCGCGCGCGCTTCGAAGAAGTCGAAGCCGAATCTGCGCGACCCGATCTGTGGGAAAACCGTGAGAATGCCGAGAAGGTCAACCGCGAGAAGAACCGACTCGAGCGAGAGATCCAATTCTACGACGATTTGAGCGGCTCTCTCGAAGATGCAGAGGTGTTACTCGAGTTGGCGAACGAAGCCGACGACGAAGACGTGCTGCGCGAGGTCGTCGCCAAGTTCGACGATGTGGAGGCGGTCCTCGAAGAAGCCGAGCTTCGCCAACTGCTCGGTGGAGAATACGACCGCAACGACGTGATCCTCTCGGTCAACTCCGGTGCCGGCGGAACAGACGCCTGCGACTGGGCCGAGATGTTGATGCGGATGTACCTGCGCTGGGCCGATCGCAAGGGCTACAAGGTCAGCATTATCGACGTTCAGTACGCAGACGAAGCGGGCATTCGCAGCGTGACCCTCGAGATCGCCGGGGACTACGCCTACGGCTACCTCAATTCAGAGCAGGGCGTTCATCGTCTGGTCCGCATCTCGCCCTTCGATTCTCAGGCCCGGCGCCACACGGCTTTTGCCAGCGTGACGGCCGTTCCCGAAATCGACGACGAAATCGAGGTCGAGATCGACGAAAAGGATCTCCGGATCGATACCTATCGATCGAGCGGCGCTGGGGGGCAGCACGTCAACAAGACCGATTCGGCGATTCGCATCACTCACCTGCCGTCCGGAATCGTCGTGCAGTGCCAGAACGAGCGCTCCCAGCACAAAAATCGCGCCACCGCGATGAAGGTGTTGCGCTCTCATCTATTCGAACGCGAGCGGCAGGAGCAGGCCGAGAAGCTTGCGGAATTGACGGGAGAGAAACGCGAGATCGGCTTCGGCAGCCAGATCCGCTCCTATACGCTCCATCCCCAACAACGGGTGAAGGATCACCGCAGCAACTGCGAAGTTGGCAACGTCAGTGCGGTTCTAGACGGGGATCTGGACCGGCTGATCCACGCCACGCTGTTGCATCAGTCGGGTTCGCAGGGAAGCGACTAA
- the ybeY gene encoding rRNA maturation RNase YbeY produces the protein MGVQLVVPHNSVAVSRLNIPLLKRRAKAILRMLEHTKSELSIALVGDGEIRELNRHYRERDQSTDVLSFSLVDGDWAGFRGELLGDVVISVDTAVRQARKRHRSLDEETARLLIHGVLHLVGHDHEVPEEYRWMRAEERRLSAVLRA, from the coding sequence ATGGGCGTTCAGCTGGTGGTCCCCCACAATTCGGTCGCGGTCTCTCGCCTGAACATCCCATTGCTAAAGCGGCGAGCCAAAGCCATCCTGCGAATGCTCGAACACACGAAGTCGGAACTCTCGATCGCGCTGGTCGGTGATGGCGAGATCCGCGAACTCAACCGACATTACCGCGAGCGAGATCAGTCGACCGACGTGCTGTCCTTTTCGCTGGTAGACGGGGACTGGGCTGGATTTCGAGGCGAGTTGCTTGGCGACGTCGTGATCTCAGTCGATACCGCAGTGCGCCAGGCCCGAAAGCGGCACCGCAGCCTGGATGAAGAAACCGCACGTCTGCTGATCCACGGCGTGCTTCACCTGGTGGGGCACGATCACGAGGTGCCCGAGGAATATCGGTGGATGCGCGCGGAGGAACGAAGGCTTTCCGCGGTGCTGCGCGCGTAG
- a CDS encoding PhoH family protein, protein MEQSVTFDDNHAAVILYGDRERHLRLISSQLGIKIHARGNTVRIEGTAEDVGQAQLVLEELYSLVRRGQGLRPVDVREAIRMLEQDPRTNLHEVTRDILDSVGSRHRIRAKNLSQRNYVEMIRGNDIVFATGPAGTGKTYLAMAMAIAALNRQDVSRVVLTRPAVEAGEKLGFLPGDLAEKVNPYLRPLYDALHDMMNFEKVGRLMERGVIEVAPLAFMRGRTLNDAFVILDEAQNTTPEQMKMFLTRLGFNSVAVVTGDITQSDLGADIRSGLSEALAILHGVEGIGFTTFTEKDVVRHPLVQSIVRAYERAEHARKQSTRGQRRRPRGRAGPADPGEADEVDEVDEAGPAGEVDKVE, encoded by the coding sequence ATAGAGCAGAGCGTTACCTTCGACGACAATCACGCGGCCGTAATTCTCTACGGCGATCGCGAACGTCATCTGCGCCTCATCTCGTCACAACTCGGTATCAAGATTCACGCCCGGGGCAATACTGTCCGCATCGAGGGCACCGCTGAAGACGTGGGCCAGGCACAGCTGGTGCTGGAAGAACTCTATTCGCTGGTGCGGCGGGGCCAGGGTCTGCGCCCGGTCGATGTGCGCGAAGCCATTCGCATGCTCGAACAGGATCCGCGGACGAATCTGCACGAGGTGACCCGGGACATCCTCGACTCGGTCGGATCGCGGCATCGCATTCGCGCAAAGAATCTGTCCCAGCGAAATTACGTCGAGATGATCCGCGGCAACGACATCGTGTTCGCCACGGGGCCCGCGGGCACGGGAAAGACCTATCTCGCCATGGCGATGGCCATTGCAGCGCTGAACCGTCAGGACGTGAGCAGAGTGGTGCTGACGCGTCCCGCCGTCGAAGCCGGTGAAAAACTGGGTTTTCTCCCCGGCGACCTCGCAGAGAAGGTGAATCCGTACCTGCGCCCGCTCTACGACGCCCTGCACGACATGATGAATTTTGAAAAGGTCGGAAGGTTGATGGAGCGGGGCGTGATCGAGGTTGCTCCCCTGGCGTTCATGCGCGGACGAACCCTGAACGATGCGTTCGTCATTCTGGACGAAGCGCAGAACACCACCCCCGAGCAGATGAAAATGTTTTTGACCCGCCTGGGCTTCAATTCGGTGGCCGTCGTGACCGGGGATATCACGCAATCGGATCTGGGCGCGGATATCCGCAGCGGACTCAGCGAGGCACTCGCGATTTTGCACGGCGTCGAAGGAATCGGCTTCACCACCTTTACCGAGAAGGACGTCGTGCGCCATCCGCTGGTGCAGTCGATCGTCCGCGCCTATGAACGCGCCGAACATGCGCGAAAGCAGAGCACCCGGGGGCAGCGACGACGGCCTCGCGGCCGGGCAGGCCCTGCCGACCCTGGCGAAGCCGATGAAGTCGATGAAGTTGACGAAGCTGGCCCAGCTGGCGAAGTTGACAAAGTCGAGTAA
- a CDS encoding DUF4388 domain-containing protein, with protein sequence MGIALRGNLQDFGIAEVFQLIGQQRKTGLLKVSNGGRGICMAFDAGSVVWAAPAAKHEHEAVAQRLIRCGYLTSQAVSQLDAEARSSGRSFRRLLVSEGIVSERDLEAVESLMRNDTIFDVLSWTAGSFDFLSQTVEHDRPQEKLLGAEQILMDGLRMVDEWQTFRESIPPLDTILARGGNLDEYRQQHRHDREQQIEHFERIYQLFDGRLTLQRVIDLSRIGLFDASRIVAEMVSAGLVIPVEARLAKVATGEPSDRRSAGQWLRGVLVTCFPLLLLVCMVGWIYLQGAAKQERIEAFPIVREVFSQANTLFEKRKIRHALEAHRYLKGNWPEVLAGLDESGLLGSPAMAADSVAAYYYTRSESGIVLLAPER encoded by the coding sequence GTGGGGATCGCGCTGCGGGGAAATTTGCAGGACTTCGGCATCGCCGAGGTTTTCCAGTTGATCGGTCAGCAGCGTAAGACCGGGCTGCTGAAGGTCTCGAACGGTGGCCGTGGGATTTGCATGGCGTTCGACGCCGGGTCGGTCGTCTGGGCTGCGCCAGCGGCCAAACACGAACACGAGGCGGTGGCACAGCGGCTGATTCGCTGCGGCTATCTGACCTCCCAGGCGGTCTCGCAGCTCGACGCCGAAGCGAGGTCTTCAGGACGCTCGTTTCGCAGGTTGTTGGTTTCGGAGGGAATCGTCTCGGAGCGAGATCTCGAAGCCGTCGAAAGCCTGATGAGAAACGACACGATCTTCGATGTGCTGAGCTGGACGGCCGGGTCCTTCGACTTCCTCTCTCAAACGGTGGAACACGACCGACCCCAGGAGAAGTTGCTCGGTGCTGAACAGATTCTGATGGACGGTCTGCGCATGGTCGACGAATGGCAGACGTTCCGCGAATCGATTCCGCCCCTCGACACCATTCTCGCCCGGGGTGGCAACCTCGACGAATATCGGCAGCAACATCGGCACGATCGCGAACAGCAGATCGAACATTTTGAGAGAATCTACCAACTGTTCGACGGTCGCTTGACTTTGCAAAGGGTGATCGATCTGTCTCGGATCGGTTTGTTCGACGCATCTCGGATTGTCGCCGAGATGGTCTCGGCTGGTCTCGTGATTCCCGTCGAGGCAAGACTCGCCAAGGTCGCCACGGGGGAACCCTCGGATCGCCGCAGCGCGGGACAGTGGCTGCGGGGGGTGCTGGTCACCTGCTTCCCGTTGCTCTTGCTGGTCTGCATGGTGGGCTGGATCTACCTTCAGGGGGCCGCGAAGCAGGAGCGAATCGAAGCCTTTCCCATCGTGCGCGAGGTATTTTCTCAGGCCAATACCCTGTTCGAGAAGCGTAAAATCCGCCACGCCCTCGAAGCCCATCGCTATCTCAAAGGCAACTGGCCCGAGGTTCTCGCAGGTCTCGACGAATCGGGGCTGTTGGGATCGCCAGCGATGGCGGCTGACTCGGTCGCTGCGTACTATTACACGCGAAGTGAGAGTGGGATCGTACTTCTCGCCCCCGAGCGCTAA